A window from Flavobacterium gyeonganense encodes these proteins:
- a CDS encoding DEAD/DEAH box helicase has product MNQGLYEELVTKLINYKINELDKETFQVKKTTIDKAEASQLLSQHIGKTIKHAFTLIKGEDAIETQIEISNKIILFLKEELKKEEFEDDLIETEGKILKAVFTKVDSHFTDLDLHLKEITPYTRLIHSELFTGGNSGTTLESELRKEILSSDKIDLLVSFIKWKGIRILERELREFTERGGKLRIITTTYIGATDSKAVEFLASLENTEVKVSYNISNERLHAKAYLFERNTGFHTAYIGSSNFSRSALTDGLEWNLKVTTKEVGHIIDKFKKTFEAYWQNSDFELYDQKIHSEKLVIALKQGRFSKENTFTTAYFDIKPYSYQNEILEKLEVERTVHNRNRNLLVAATGTGKTVISAFDYKKFKSNNKSSKLLFIAHRKEILEQSLSKFRGVLKDNDFGQLWVDGIEPTNNEYIFASIQTLKNRLKEIKLSPDYYDFIIIDEAHHQKAFSYRPILDYFKPKILLGLTATPERMDNKNILEDFCNRIAAEIRLPEAMNKGLLCPFQYFGISDSIDLKNISWANGKYLASELTNVYTKNDVRVGEIINSLNKYTNDIHDVCAIGFCVSIKHAEYMTEKFNLAKLNAKYLTTNNKNEREVIRNEFKNKKINYLFVVDIFNEGIDIPEIDTVLFLRPTESLTIFLQQLGRGLRLFEGKECLTVLDFVGNSRPEYDFESKFRALIGKTTTSVQKEIEDDFPHLPLGCSVVLEKKAKETILENIQKATSLNVTQLINKIRGFHEQTKLPLTLNNFIALNHISIETIYSKKETWSRLCQRAGVFNDFDSTNEKQIYSAISNKWLSTNSTSYFNFILKIAKLNFNINIGDFDENEKAMLLMLHYDIWQNAGGYESLEESIRTIGKNKILINEIIEVLEILIDKVDFKETEIQLPYNQPLKLHARYTRDQILVAFRMSTFEKKSSNAIGVGVAENKELNTEILFIDLIKSEEDYSPTTLYNDFAISETLFHWQSQNQTRDDKGKGLTYINHKELKKNILLFIREKSKNEFGNTMGYVFIGEGNFKENEGSKPMNIKWELKEPMPNYLWKESAKMSIG; this is encoded by the coding sequence ATGAATCAAGGACTCTATGAAGAATTAGTAACGAAACTAATCAATTACAAAATAAATGAGCTTGATAAAGAAACTTTTCAAGTAAAAAAAACTACAATAGACAAAGCAGAAGCATCTCAATTGTTATCTCAGCATATTGGCAAAACTATTAAACATGCTTTCACTTTAATAAAAGGGGAAGACGCGATTGAAACACAAATCGAAATTTCAAATAAGATCATTTTATTTCTAAAAGAAGAACTTAAAAAAGAAGAATTTGAGGATGATTTAATTGAAACAGAGGGAAAAATTTTAAAAGCTGTCTTTACAAAAGTTGATTCCCATTTCACGGATTTAGATTTGCATTTAAAAGAAATTACCCCTTACACAAGATTAATTCATAGTGAACTTTTTACTGGCGGGAATTCTGGAACAACTTTAGAAAGTGAATTACGAAAAGAAATATTGTCATCAGATAAAATCGATTTATTGGTTTCTTTCATTAAATGGAAAGGAATTAGGATTCTCGAACGTGAACTGAGAGAATTTACAGAAAGAGGTGGAAAACTTAGAATAATTACAACAACATATATTGGTGCAACAGATTCAAAAGCAGTTGAGTTTTTGGCTTCTTTAGAAAATACAGAGGTAAAAGTCTCTTACAATATAAGTAATGAAAGATTACATGCAAAAGCTTATTTATTCGAAAGAAACACAGGCTTTCATACTGCATATATTGGTTCGTCTAATTTTTCTCGTTCAGCATTAACAGACGGTTTAGAATGGAACTTGAAAGTAACAACTAAAGAAGTTGGTCACATTATTGATAAATTCAAGAAAACATTTGAAGCTTATTGGCAAAATTCAGATTTTGAATTGTATGACCAAAAAATTCACTCTGAAAAATTAGTAATTGCCCTAAAGCAAGGGAGGTTTTCAAAAGAAAATACTTTTACAACAGCCTATTTTGACATAAAACCTTATTCTTATCAAAATGAAATTCTTGAAAAATTAGAAGTTGAAAGAACAGTTCATAATAGAAATAGAAATCTTTTAGTTGCAGCAACTGGGACAGGAAAAACAGTAATTTCTGCATTCGATTATAAAAAATTCAAGAGTAATAACAAATCTTCGAAATTACTTTTTATTGCACATAGAAAAGAAATTTTAGAGCAGTCATTATCAAAATTTAGGGGAGTTTTAAAAGATAATGATTTTGGGCAATTATGGGTAGATGGTATTGAGCCAACGAATAACGAATATATTTTTGCCTCAATTCAAACTTTAAAAAATAGATTAAAAGAAATAAAACTTTCACCAGATTATTATGATTTTATAATTATTGATGAAGCACATCATCAGAAAGCGTTTAGTTATCGCCCCATTCTAGATTATTTTAAACCAAAAATTTTACTTGGTTTGACTGCCACACCTGAAAGAATGGATAATAAAAATATATTAGAAGATTTCTGTAATAGAATAGCAGCTGAAATTAGATTGCCTGAAGCAATGAATAAAGGTTTACTATGTCCATTTCAATATTTTGGAATTTCTGACAGTATAGATTTAAAAAATATAAGTTGGGCAAACGGAAAGTATTTAGCAAGTGAATTAACCAACGTTTATACTAAAAATGATGTACGAGTTGGTGAAATAATTAACAGTTTAAATAAATACACAAATGATATTCATGATGTTTGTGCAATTGGATTTTGCGTTTCAATCAAGCATGCAGAATATATGACCGAAAAGTTCAATCTAGCAAAATTAAACGCAAAGTATTTGACTACTAATAATAAAAACGAAAGAGAAGTTATTAGAAATGAATTTAAAAATAAAAAAATCAATTATCTATTTGTTGTTGATATTTTTAATGAAGGAATAGATATTCCTGAAATTGATACTGTTTTGTTTTTAAGACCTACTGAAAGCTTAACAATTTTTCTACAGCAACTTGGAAGAGGGTTACGTTTATTTGAGGGAAAAGAGTGTTTGACTGTATTGGATTTTGTTGGGAATTCAAGACCTGAATATGATTTTGAAAGTAAATTCAGGGCGTTGATTGGAAAAACTACAACTTCAGTTCAAAAAGAAATAGAAGATGATTTTCCACATTTGCCATTGGGCTGTTCCGTTGTATTAGAGAAAAAGGCAAAAGAAACAATTTTAGAAAACATCCAAAAAGCAACCTCATTAAATGTGACTCAATTGATAAATAAAATTAGAGGTTTTCATGAACAAACTAAATTGCCTTTAACATTAAATAATTTCATAGCACTAAACCATATTTCAATTGAAACAATCTATTCAAAAAAAGAAACTTGGTCTAGGTTATGTCAGAGAGCAGGTGTATTTAATGATTTTGATAGTACAAATGAAAAACAAATTTATTCTGCAATAAGCAATAAGTGGCTTTCTACAAACTCAACAAGTTATTTTAATTTTATTCTTAAAATAGCAAAATTAAACTTCAACATAAACATTGGGGATTTTGATGAGAACGAAAAGGCAATGCTACTAATGTTACATTATGACATTTGGCAAAATGCGGGTGGCTATGAGTCTTTAGAAGAAAGTATTAGAACCATCGGAAAGAATAAAATCTTGATTAATGAAATTATTGAAGTATTAGAAATATTAATCGATAAAGTTGATTTTAAAGAAACAGAAATTCAATTACCTTATAATCAACCTTTGAAATTACACGCTAGATATACAAGAGATCAAATTTTAGTTGCATTCAGAATGTCTACATTTGAAAAAAAATCCTCAAACGCGATAGGAGTTGGTGTAGCTGAAAATAAAGAATTAAATACAGAAATACTATTTATAGATTTAATTAAGTCCGAAGAAGATTATTCACCAACTACTTTGTACAATGACTTTGCAATAAGTGAAACATTGTTCCATTGGCAGTCACAAAATCAAACAAGAGATGATAAAGGAAAAGGGTTGACTTATATAAATCATAAAGAATTGAAGAAAAATATACTTTTATTTATTAGAGAAAAATCAAAAAATGAATTTGGAAATACAATGGGATATGTTTTTATAGGAGAAGGAAATTTTAAAGAAAATGAAGGATCAAAACCAATGAATATTAAATGGGAATTAAAAGAACCAATGCCAAACTATCTTTGGAAAGAATCTGCAAAAATGTCGATTGGTTAA
- a CDS encoding (deoxy)nucleoside triphosphate pyrophosphohydrolase encodes MTKIINVTCAIILKDKKILVTQRSEKMKLPLKWEFPGGKVENNENEIECIKREIKEEINIEIDVLKKLSNSIYDYGTFKINLIPFLANYISGEINLAEHNCFKLLEKSELLNLDWAEADLPIVEEFLKIGI; translated from the coding sequence ATGACTAAAATCATAAACGTCACATGCGCAATTATTTTAAAAGATAAAAAAATCTTAGTAACACAACGCAGTGAAAAAATGAAATTACCTTTAAAATGGGAGTTTCCAGGTGGGAAAGTTGAAAATAATGAAAATGAAATAGAATGTATTAAAAGAGAAATTAAAGAAGAAATAAATATTGAAATTGATGTTTTAAAAAAGCTTTCAAATAGTATTTATGATTATGGAACCTTTAAAATAAATTTAATTCCTTTTCTGGCTAATTATATATCAGGTGAGATTAATTTAGCAGAACATAATTGTTTTAAGTTGTTAGAAAAATCAGAATTATTAAACTTAGATTGGGCAGAAGCGGATTTGCCAATTGTTGAGGAATTTTTAAAAATTGGAATATGA
- a CDS encoding AsmA-like C-terminal region-containing protein yields MFDFDIASLKSKVKYDDENWQTNVFLKTNIKSLAFNTVHGSFAKEKILEGTFAVSYAAEKEKIDVKTENLKIGKDAFDIVAFFNLAKGNALFGINIGTTILWEDASNLLSENISSKLNRFNLKEEIDVNCDIKGDFNAEGDPKIVVQAEVKNNELSIPDGLITDCGFKGIFTNNFKPKAGFNDANSAIILTRLSGKYKNIPLTIPQLSINNLDKPLATGIVKSDFDIENLNEENAEKWINFTGGHAAANLKFQFDIVDLYITKPRFIGNVNVQNASFHFIPKNVHAEKINVQLEFTQEALLIKKIAYKHQKNTIFIDGRIDNFLNLYYDAPEKMVVNWNIYCPSIDIRQFLGVLASSQKKKITAKKPSMSNQLRTAIEKCIVDISIKADKITYNKLTATNTKAQIQMIDSRLVIKNGSLQTSGGSINFSSTVSPNGKNYNFTSTAQVNQVDIASFLKSFNNFGVTSFSPGNIRGKLSSNVNITGLINSNGELITNSSHGKLTFNVTQGALLNFEPIMKIGKFAFPFRDVENITFSDLSGNFKLRGEQIDVNQLTISSSVLNMDAQGVYSFGRGTNLALTVPLRNSKDDAQLATKAERDAVRQRGIVLHLLAVDDAGKIKIKWGKKDK; encoded by the coding sequence TTGTTTGATTTTGATATTGCCAGTTTAAAATCGAAAGTAAAATATGATGACGAAAATTGGCAGACCAATGTATTCCTGAAAACCAATATCAAAAGTCTCGCTTTTAATACCGTTCACGGAAGTTTCGCCAAAGAAAAAATACTCGAAGGCACTTTTGCCGTTTCCTATGCTGCCGAAAAAGAGAAAATAGACGTCAAAACCGAGAATCTAAAAATCGGAAAAGATGCTTTTGATATTGTTGCTTTTTTCAATTTAGCCAAAGGCAATGCGCTTTTCGGAATCAATATCGGCACTACTATTTTATGGGAAGATGCTTCGAATTTACTTTCGGAAAATATCAGTTCTAAACTCAATCGCTTCAATCTAAAGGAAGAAATTGATGTGAATTGCGACATCAAAGGCGATTTTAATGCCGAAGGTGATCCAAAAATTGTCGTTCAGGCCGAAGTCAAAAACAACGAACTGAGCATTCCCGACGGCTTAATTACCGATTGCGGTTTCAAAGGCATTTTTACAAATAATTTCAAACCAAAAGCAGGTTTCAACGACGCAAATTCTGCTATCATTTTAACGCGCTTATCCGGAAAATACAAAAACATTCCGCTTACAATTCCGCAATTATCGATTAATAATCTGGACAAACCACTTGCAACCGGAATCGTAAAATCTGATTTTGACATCGAAAACCTCAACGAAGAAAACGCCGAAAAGTGGATTAATTTTACCGGAGGTCATGCCGCGGCCAACCTAAAATTTCAGTTTGATATTGTTGATTTGTACATTACCAAACCCCGTTTTATTGGCAATGTAAACGTTCAGAATGCTTCTTTTCATTTTATTCCGAAAAACGTCCATGCCGAAAAAATCAACGTACAGCTCGAGTTCACACAGGAAGCTTTGCTCATTAAAAAAATAGCCTATAAACACCAAAAAAACACCATTTTTATCGACGGAAGAATCGATAATTTCCTGAATTTATATTATGACGCTCCTGAAAAAATGGTCGTAAACTGGAATATTTATTGCCCGAGTATCGACATCAGGCAATTTCTGGGCGTTTTGGCCTCTTCACAAAAAAAGAAAATTACTGCCAAAAAACCTTCCATGTCAAATCAGCTGCGGACTGCGATTGAAAAATGCATTGTCGATATCAGCATCAAAGCCGACAAAATAACGTACAATAAACTCACCGCAACCAACACCAAAGCACAAATTCAGATGATAGATTCACGGCTTGTCATCAAAAATGGTTCCCTGCAGACTTCCGGCGGAAGCATCAATTTCAGTTCGACCGTTTCGCCCAATGGCAAAAACTATAATTTCACTTCAACCGCGCAGGTCAATCAGGTTGATATTGCGAGTTTTTTAAAATCGTTCAATAACTTCGGAGTCACTTCATTTTCGCCCGGCAACATCCGCGGAAAACTCTCCAGCAACGTCAATATAACCGGTTTAATCAACAGCAATGGTGAACTGATCACCAATTCTTCACACGGAAAACTCACTTTCAATGTCACTCAGGGCGCTTTACTCAACTTTGAACCCATTATGAAAATCGGCAAATTTGCCTTTCCGTTTCGCGATGTCGAAAACATCACCTTCAGCGATTTATCCGGCAACTTCAAACTTCGTGGCGAGCAAATCGACGTTAATCAACTCACCATTAGTTCCAGCGTTCTCAACATGGATGCACAGGGCGTTTATTCCTTTGGTCGAGGCACCAATTTGGCCCTCACCGTCCCGCTCCGAAACTCCAAAGACGACGCCCAGCTCGCCACCAAAGCAGAGCGCGACGCCGTTCGTCAACGCGGAATCGTCCTGCATTTACTCGCCGTAGACGATGCCGGAAAAATAAAAATTAAATGGGGGAAGAAGGATAAATAG
- a CDS encoding AsmA family protein encodes MKKTLHSIKTFLQSVRFKKFVKRLGFFILGCIALIVIASAALSVYFNQNKAEIIAKINNKINENINGKFHVGDFQYKFLTGFPNFTLALKEVELKDNHWNTHKHTLLKAKEIEVRLNVWSLMQSEINIHKILINEAQIYVYKAENGYSNANIFKPKRKKRPKTNRKPKPQSIRLTSTMFILYWTIALDINCLILILPV; translated from the coding sequence ATGAAAAAAACGTTGCATTCTATCAAAACCTTTTTACAATCGGTTCGTTTTAAAAAGTTCGTCAAACGTCTTGGCTTCTTTATTTTAGGATGTATTGCACTTATTGTAATCGCTTCCGCAGCGCTGTCTGTTTATTTCAACCAGAATAAAGCTGAAATAATAGCCAAAATCAACAATAAAATTAATGAGAACATCAACGGAAAATTTCATGTTGGTGATTTTCAGTATAAATTTTTAACCGGTTTTCCCAATTTTACGCTGGCGTTAAAAGAGGTTGAACTAAAGGACAATCACTGGAATACTCACAAACATACTTTACTGAAAGCCAAAGAAATAGAAGTCCGTTTAAACGTCTGGAGTTTGATGCAAAGCGAAATCAATATTCATAAAATCCTGATCAACGAAGCGCAGATTTACGTATACAAAGCCGAAAATGGCTATTCAAACGCCAACATTTTTAAACCAAAAAGAAAAAAACGCCCGAAAACCAATCGAAAACCGAAACCACAATCGATCAGATTGACCTCAACGATGTTCATTTTGTATTGGACAATCGCGTTGGACATAAATTGTTTGATTTTGATATTGCCAGTTTAA
- the trxA gene encoding thioredoxin, whose translation MALAITDATFDEVVLKSDKPVMVDFWAAWCGPCRMVGPIIDELSSEYEGKVVVGKVDVDANQEFAAKYGVRNIPTVLVFHKGEVVGKQVGVAPKQTYADSLDALL comes from the coding sequence ATGGCATTAGCAATCACAGATGCTACTTTTGATGAAGTAGTTTTGAAATCAGATAAACCTGTAATGGTAGATTTTTGGGCAGCATGGTGCGGTCCTTGTAGAATGGTTGGTCCAATCATTGACGAATTAAGCAGCGAATACGAAGGTAAAGTAGTTGTTGGAAAAGTTGATGTTGATGCAAACCAGGAATTCGCAGCAAAATATGGTGTGCGTAACATTCCAACTGTTTTGGTTTTCCATAAAGGAGAAGTAGTAGGAAAACAAGTAGGAGTAGCTCCTAAACAAACTTACGCCGATAGCTTAGACGCTTTGTTGTAA
- a CDS encoding tetratricopeptide repeat-containing sensor histidine kinase codes for MNKAGFLILFFITISVFGQQEPNLTKYKTTIQKLDALLTYTQSLLDKEEYSKLIIASQKGIALSKNHYKYLSTFYLRQGIAYEFSNNQYKKALVNYENSWKYAHKVRHIENQTSSLMRLNYIYYSLNETQKGKELIETIKKVLDTTKSNYVQAVLYGSLGEYYLNTSEYENFILYQLKAINYKKRLDKSEPNTENIGVSYCQIASAYVKMKQFDKAIEYLNESKPYIKTSPYVSAFSCNYLLQCYAAKKQPDSIKKYYNLIYTFPTAKDSLFLNLSFANQSMSKYHADEGQIYKAYYYAKKAVLFGQKSTDEEILMEANTIMGRVLYEKGDYKNAIKTLKEASKNALNYDKEFFVIINQKLSQSYAALGLWKDAFYYKEIYSRYNDEMMQESAKQSIANAEARYQNKTKQQKIKNLSAENTIKNIQINDARKQRFYLISGLVLVFIIGLLLFRQNQNRKKTNQKLQLLNQELDEANKIKARFFGILNHDLRSPISNLIHFLHLQKENPELIDEETALRMQTKIISGAENLLSSMEDILLWSKGQMENFKPHLKNIPVEVIFEDTEKHFSAIENIEISFENSENIILNTDENYLKTIIRNLTGNAVKALDKNKNGKIIWKAWKENNKTFLSITDNGPGENLEKFKALYNDSEVIGIKSGLGLHLIRDLGTAINCKIEVSSKPGFGTTFTILFQ; via the coding sequence ATGAATAAAGCCGGTTTTTTGATTTTGTTTTTTATTACTATTTCTGTTTTTGGACAACAGGAGCCGAATTTGACAAAATATAAAACAACCATTCAAAAACTGGATGCCTTACTTACCTATACCCAATCACTTTTAGATAAAGAAGAATATTCCAAACTTATCATTGCCTCACAAAAAGGAATTGCACTTTCAAAAAACCATTACAAATATTTAAGTACATTTTACCTGCGGCAGGGAATTGCTTATGAATTTAGCAATAATCAATACAAAAAAGCATTGGTTAACTATGAAAATTCATGGAAATACGCTCACAAAGTCCGTCATATAGAAAACCAAACTTCTTCTTTGATGCGGCTCAACTATATCTATTATTCTCTAAATGAAACCCAAAAAGGCAAAGAATTAATTGAAACCATCAAAAAAGTACTTGATACGACCAAAAGTAATTATGTACAAGCGGTGCTTTACGGTAGTCTCGGCGAGTATTATTTGAATACTTCTGAATATGAAAATTTTATTTTATATCAGTTAAAAGCCATAAATTACAAAAAACGACTTGATAAAAGTGAACCAAATACAGAAAACATAGGGGTCTCCTATTGCCAAATTGCAAGTGCATATGTCAAAATGAAACAATTTGACAAAGCTATTGAGTATTTAAACGAATCAAAACCTTACATTAAAACATCTCCCTACGTAAGTGCTTTTTCATGCAATTATTTATTACAGTGTTACGCTGCCAAAAAACAGCCGGACAGCATTAAAAAATATTATAACTTAATCTACACTTTCCCGACAGCAAAAGATTCACTGTTTCTTAATTTAAGTTTTGCAAATCAAAGCATGTCTAAATATCATGCCGATGAAGGACAGATCTACAAGGCTTACTATTATGCCAAAAAAGCTGTTTTATTTGGACAAAAGTCAACGGATGAAGAAATTCTTATGGAAGCCAACACCATTATGGGCAGGGTTTTATATGAGAAGGGAGATTACAAAAATGCCATCAAGACACTTAAAGAAGCATCAAAAAATGCATTAAATTACGACAAGGAATTCTTTGTTATTATCAATCAGAAACTGTCTCAAAGCTATGCTGCTCTAGGGCTTTGGAAAGATGCTTTTTATTATAAGGAAATCTACTCCAGATACAATGACGAGATGATGCAGGAGTCGGCTAAACAAAGTATTGCCAATGCCGAAGCACGATATCAGAATAAAACCAAACAGCAGAAAATTAAAAACCTTTCGGCAGAAAACACCATTAAAAACATTCAGATTAACGATGCCAGAAAACAGCGCTTCTATTTGATTTCGGGACTTGTATTGGTTTTTATAATCGGATTATTGTTGTTCAGACAAAATCAAAACCGTAAAAAAACAAATCAAAAATTACAGCTCCTGAATCAGGAACTAGATGAAGCCAACAAAATCAAAGCGAGATTCTTCGGAATTCTAAACCATGATTTAAGAAGCCCGATTTCAAATCTGATTCACTTTTTACATCTTCAAAAAGAAAATCCCGAACTCATTGACGAAGAAACTGCTTTACGAATGCAGACCAAAATTATTTCAGGAGCTGAAAATTTATTATCCTCCATGGAAGATATTTTGCTTTGGAGCAAAGGGCAGATGGAAAATTTCAAACCACATTTAAAAAATATTCCAGTCGAAGTTATATTTGAAGATACTGAAAAGCATTTTTCAGCCATAGAAAATATCGAAATTTCATTTGAAAATTCCGAAAACATTATTTTAAATACCGATGAAAATTATCTCAAAACCATTATCAGAAACCTGACAGGAAATGCTGTAAAAGCACTGGATAAAAACAAAAACGGAAAAATAATCTGGAAAGCCTGGAAGGAAAACAACAAAACGTTTCTTTCGATAACAGATAATGGCCCGGGAGAAAATCTGGAAAAATTCAAAGCTCTTTACAATGATTCAGAAGTAATAGGAATCAAATCAGGTTTAGGTCTTCATTTGATAAGGGATCTGGGAACAGCGATTAACTGCAAGATCGAAGTCAGCTCAAAGCCCGGCTTCGGAACTACTTTTACCATTTTATTTCAATAA
- a CDS encoding LytR/AlgR family response regulator transcription factor, translating to MMKKYSCIIVDDDEIDRLTVLSFAKKFPVLDILGVFESAENALPFIQKQKVDILFLDIDMPGLNGIEFRKDALEIPVCIFITAHPEHAVESFQIETLDFIVKPLKLDRFTQTMKRIEEFMEIKLKASLFEASIGGDTIYIKEGHEQTKVKLHEILYLEALKDYTLVVTEGKRHCVLSSIGNLLKESHFQSFIRIHRSFAVQKQFIQKMNSTEIILNNNISIPVGRSYKDNLNLI from the coding sequence ATGATGAAGAAATACTCTTGTATTATCGTTGATGATGATGAAATTGACAGACTGACGGTGCTATCTTTTGCCAAAAAATTTCCGGTTCTGGATATTTTGGGTGTTTTCGAATCTGCTGAAAACGCACTTCCGTTTATACAAAAACAAAAAGTAGATATCTTATTTCTGGACATTGATATGCCGGGTTTAAACGGAATCGAATTTAGAAAAGATGCCCTCGAAATTCCAGTTTGCATTTTTATAACCGCACATCCGGAACATGCTGTAGAAAGTTTTCAGATTGAAACCCTCGATTTTATTGTAAAGCCATTAAAACTCGATCGTTTTACGCAAACAATGAAGCGCATTGAGGAATTTATGGAAATAAAACTCAAAGCTTCTCTCTTTGAGGCAAGCATCGGCGGAGATACTATTTATATCAAAGAAGGTCATGAACAGACCAAAGTAAAACTGCATGAAATTCTGTATCTCGAAGCCTTAAAAGATTACACATTAGTTGTTACCGAAGGAAAAAGGCATTGTGTTTTATCGAGTATCGGAAATCTTTTAAAAGAAAGTCATTTTCAATCTTTTATCAGAATTCACAGAAGTTTTGCTGTGCAAAAACAATTTATCCAGAAAATGAATTCGACCGAAATTATTTTAAACAATAATATCTCCATTCCGGTTGGCAGAAGTTACAAAGACAACCTTAATCTCATTTAG